In a single window of the Allobranchiibius huperziae genome:
- a CDS encoding cytidylyltransferase domain-containing protein: MNTLCVIPVRGGSKGVPGKNLRQIEGRPLVVWTIDQALNTPGLDVLVSTDDERIAEVARSAGADVPFLRPPELARDDTPTEPVVRHAIAHRVGEGRSPDAVMLLQATSPLRLPGTLERAMSQFDSSGADSLVGVVPFAPFFWWQARDELPPRADYDVTARPRRQDLTSGQLRYRETGSLYLTRPWVYEQCDNRLGGRIELFVMDEVEGIDIDTEHDLRLAAHEMRRLAEIRSTPGGSA, encoded by the coding sequence GTGAACACCCTCTGTGTGATCCCCGTGCGCGGCGGCTCCAAAGGCGTGCCCGGCAAGAATCTGCGGCAGATCGAGGGCCGTCCCCTCGTCGTGTGGACCATCGACCAGGCGCTGAACACACCGGGCCTGGACGTCCTCGTCTCCACCGACGACGAACGCATCGCCGAGGTCGCGCGCTCGGCGGGCGCCGACGTGCCCTTCCTGCGGCCTCCCGAGCTGGCCCGGGACGACACCCCCACCGAGCCGGTGGTGCGGCACGCGATCGCGCATCGGGTGGGTGAGGGACGATCACCGGACGCGGTGATGCTGCTGCAGGCGACCTCGCCGCTCCGGCTGCCCGGCACGCTCGAGCGGGCGATGAGCCAGTTCGACTCCTCGGGTGCGGACTCGCTGGTCGGAGTCGTGCCGTTCGCGCCGTTCTTCTGGTGGCAGGCACGCGACGAGCTGCCGCCGCGGGCGGACTACGACGTCACCGCGCGGCCCCGCCGGCAGGACCTCACCTCGGGGCAACTGCGCTACCGCGAGACGGGCTCGCTCTACCTCACCCGACCATGGGTCTATGAGCAGTGCGACAACCGTCTCGGCGGCCGCATCGAGCTCTTCGTGATGGACGAGGTGGAGGGCATCGACATCGACACCGAGCACGACCTGCGCCTGGCAGCGCACGAGATGCGTCGCCTCGCCGAGATCCGTTCGACACCAGGTGGTTCCGCATGA
- a CDS encoding N-acetylneuraminate synthase family protein, which translates to MIIERNIAPYIVFSEDPIVRALGKISDNKERIVFCVGQQGHLEGSLSDGDFRRWIVATPDADLQTPAVQVAHRDVASGRFGTPTASLRAAFRPGVTHVPLVDEQHRMIAIAIDRDDELRIGAHAIGPGHPAFLIAEIGNNHQGSVDLARQLVDLAADAGADAVKFQLRDMAALYRGPQGSTAGEDLGAQYTLDLLAKFALDFDRLSIVFDHCRDRGIDVMCTPWDSPSVKALADYGIPALKIASADLTNHALLREAAGYGLPLVLSTGMSREDEIRESAALVRSTGASFALLHCQSTYPAPFKDVNLAYMDRLAQIGQCVVGYSGHERGFHVPVAAVARGAHIVEKHFTLDRSLEGNDHKVSLLPQEFAQMVARIREVEEALGSAAPREVSTGEMMNRVNLAKSLVATRAIATGETITADAVTIKSPGRGLQPNALQQLVGRVSRRDIDEGDFFYDGDLGTAQIDRREFSFRRPWGLPVRYHDFRSLVRGSNADFVEFHFSYKDLDLDLSQIFRTNVELAAAPYAFTTHTPDLFSGDFILDLASEDPAIWERSITELQRVIDITRSLHPHFTCAQDPLIVATLGGFTADAHVDPSLRERMYARVAEGLSKVDETGVRLTAQTLPPYPWLMGGQQFHNLFLDARDTAAFAQRYDRKLTLDVSHSKLAANFAGRPFSEYVDILGPHTEHLHIVDATGVDGEGVQIADGEVDFAALATQLDQLAPHAGFIPEIWQGHVGGGEGFWVALDRLEAWF; encoded by the coding sequence ATGATCATCGAACGCAACATCGCGCCGTACATCGTTTTCTCCGAAGACCCGATCGTCCGTGCGCTGGGCAAGATCAGCGACAACAAGGAGCGCATCGTCTTCTGCGTCGGGCAGCAGGGCCACCTCGAGGGGTCGCTGTCCGACGGCGACTTCCGTCGCTGGATCGTCGCCACCCCGGATGCCGATCTGCAGACCCCGGCGGTCCAGGTGGCCCACCGAGACGTCGCCAGCGGCCGTTTCGGTACGCCGACCGCGTCGTTGCGCGCGGCCTTCCGGCCCGGCGTCACCCACGTCCCGCTCGTTGACGAGCAGCACCGGATGATCGCCATCGCCATCGACCGCGACGACGAGCTGCGGATCGGCGCCCACGCGATCGGACCGGGTCACCCCGCGTTCCTGATCGCCGAGATCGGCAACAACCACCAGGGGTCCGTCGACCTGGCGCGGCAGTTGGTCGACCTCGCCGCCGATGCCGGTGCGGACGCCGTGAAGTTCCAGCTGCGCGACATGGCCGCGCTCTACCGCGGCCCCCAGGGCTCGACGGCGGGTGAGGATCTCGGCGCGCAGTACACCCTCGATCTGCTGGCCAAGTTCGCCCTCGACTTCGACCGGCTGAGCATCGTCTTCGATCACTGTCGCGATCGCGGCATCGACGTGATGTGCACGCCGTGGGACAGTCCGAGTGTCAAAGCCCTTGCGGACTACGGCATCCCGGCCCTGAAGATCGCGTCGGCCGACCTGACCAACCACGCGCTGCTGCGGGAAGCTGCCGGATACGGACTGCCGCTCGTGCTGTCGACCGGCATGTCCCGCGAGGACGAGATCCGCGAGAGCGCCGCGCTGGTCCGGTCCACCGGAGCGAGCTTCGCGCTGCTGCACTGCCAGTCGACCTACCCGGCGCCGTTCAAGGACGTGAACCTCGCCTACATGGACCGCCTCGCCCAGATCGGCCAGTGCGTCGTCGGCTACTCCGGGCACGAGCGCGGCTTCCACGTGCCCGTCGCCGCCGTCGCCCGGGGTGCGCACATCGTGGAGAAGCACTTCACCCTCGACCGGTCCCTGGAGGGCAACGACCACAAGGTGTCGTTGCTGCCGCAGGAGTTCGCGCAGATGGTCGCCCGCATCCGCGAGGTGGAGGAGGCGCTCGGCAGCGCCGCCCCCCGTGAGGTGTCGACCGGGGAGATGATGAACCGGGTCAACCTGGCCAAGAGCCTGGTCGCGACCCGCGCCATCGCGACCGGTGAGACCATCACCGCCGATGCCGTGACCATCAAGAGCCCCGGTCGGGGTCTGCAGCCGAACGCGCTGCAACAGCTGGTCGGTCGGGTGTCCCGCCGTGACATCGACGAGGGCGACTTCTTCTACGACGGAGACCTCGGCACCGCCCAGATCGACCGTCGCGAGTTCTCCTTCCGACGGCCCTGGGGCCTGCCCGTGCGCTACCACGACTTCCGCTCGCTGGTCCGCGGCTCGAACGCCGATTTTGTCGAATTCCATTTCAGCTACAAGGATCTCGACCTCGACCTGTCGCAGATCTTCCGCACGAACGTCGAGCTTGCTGCCGCACCGTACGCGTTCACCACCCACACCCCCGACCTCTTCAGCGGCGACTTCATCCTCGACCTCGCCAGTGAGGACCCGGCCATCTGGGAGCGCTCGATCACCGAGCTCCAGCGCGTCATCGACATCACCCGCTCGCTGCACCCGCACTTCACCTGCGCGCAGGATCCGCTCATCGTGGCGACGCTCGGCGGGTTCACCGCCGACGCGCACGTCGACCCGTCGCTGCGGGAGCGGATGTACGCACGGGTGGCCGAGGGCCTGTCGAAGGTCGACGAGACCGGGGTGCGGCTGACCGCGCAGACACTGCCGCCGTACCCGTGGCTGATGGGCGGGCAGCAGTTCCACAACCTCTTCCTCGACGCACGCGACACCGCGGCGTTCGCGCAGCGATACGACCGCAAGCTCACCCTCGACGTCTCGCACAGCAAGCTCGCCGCGAACTTCGCCGGGCGTCCGTTCAGCGAGTACGTCGACATCCTCGGCCCGCACACCGAGCACCTGCACATCGTGGACGCCACGGGCGTCGACGGCGAAGGGGTGCAGATCGCCGACGGTGAGGTCGACTTCGCGGCACTGGCAACCCAGCTGGACCAGCTCGCGCCGCATGCGGGGTTCATCCCGGAGATCTGGCAGGGCCACGTCGGGGGCGGTGAGGGATTCTGGGTGGCGCTCGACCGACTCGAGGCGTGGTTCTGA
- a CDS encoding glycosyltransferase yields MVLNTRPIALWALPVANLAGVARHTLDALTAGIPDWRAVVLCPPGPLVTRLQEAGVPVVAAAFGPDAGLRASIQTLRHTCATLRPALVHTHLAYADIVAALTPLDGAARVSTEHGIAADDLVYQGSRWRSQIMRRSHQARLRRADRLIAVSRATAGAMRANWHTDASITIIPNGFDPPTDSVNRPATDAPRVLSLSRLAPEKRIEALLQAFALVVREHPGAHLTVAGDGEFDGSLRALAGRLGISDRVDFPGFVDPSSALADCDVVAQLSVWENCSYTLLDAVGAGVGVVASPVGGNPEILPEQCLADPDAPAQVAAAIARQGGIPAQRPRLPPSWPTPAGMAAAIGEVYDGLDRPVSSGPRDAAKP; encoded by the coding sequence GTGGTTCTGAACACCCGCCCGATCGCGCTGTGGGCGCTGCCGGTCGCCAACCTGGCGGGCGTCGCCCGGCACACCCTCGATGCGCTCACCGCGGGCATCCCCGACTGGCGTGCGGTCGTGCTGTGCCCGCCGGGTCCCCTGGTGACCCGGTTGCAGGAGGCCGGGGTGCCGGTCGTGGCGGCGGCGTTCGGTCCCGACGCCGGGCTGCGCGCGTCGATCCAGACCCTGCGGCACACCTGCGCGACCCTGCGGCCCGCGCTCGTGCACACCCACCTGGCATACGCCGACATCGTCGCGGCGCTCACTCCCCTAGACGGTGCGGCGAGAGTGAGCACCGAGCACGGGATCGCAGCCGACGACCTGGTCTATCAGGGCAGCAGGTGGCGCTCGCAGATCATGCGCCGTTCCCACCAGGCGCGGCTACGGCGCGCCGACCGCTTGATCGCGGTCTCACGCGCGACCGCCGGGGCGATGCGCGCCAACTGGCACACCGATGCTTCGATCACCATCATTCCCAACGGTTTCGACCCACCGACCGACAGTGTGAATCGTCCCGCGACCGATGCCCCCCGGGTGCTGTCGCTGTCCCGGCTCGCACCGGAGAAGCGGATCGAGGCACTCCTGCAGGCGTTCGCGCTGGTGGTGCGGGAGCACCCCGGGGCACACCTCACGGTCGCCGGCGACGGAGAGTTCGACGGGTCGCTGCGCGCCCTCGCGGGTCGTCTCGGTATCTCCGACCGGGTCGACTTCCCCGGCTTCGTCGACCCCTCGAGTGCGCTCGCCGACTGTGACGTCGTCGCCCAGCTCTCGGTCTGGGAGAACTGCTCCTACACGCTGCTGGACGCCGTCGGAGCCGGCGTCGGAGTGGTGGCCAGCCCGGTCGGGGGCAACCCCGAGATCCTGCCCGAGCAGTGTCTGGCCGATCCGGACGCACCGGCGCAGGTGGCCGCCGCGATCGCACGTCAGGGCGGCATACCCGCACAGCGGCCCCGGCTGCCCCCGTCCTGGCCGACCCCGGCCGGGATGGCCGCCGCGATCGGCGAGGTCTACGACGGCCTGGACCGCCCGGTCTCCAGCGGACCGCGCGACGCCGCGAAACCATAG